The window GGATGCACCCGCATTTGCGCCGCGGCGGCATGGGTCGCGGCCACCTTCTGCCCGGGATCGGCGAGGCGCAGCGCGGCCAGGGCGTCGAGGCGGGGGTGCTGCATCCCTACAATTCTAGTTTTGCACTCAGGAGATCCCGCGATGGCCCTCTACGAACTCGACGGCGTGGCGCCGCAACTGGGGCAGGGCGCTTATGTCGCCGACAGCGCGCAGGCCATCGGCCGCGTCGTCATGGGCGACAACGCCAGCCTCTGGTTCGGCGCTGTGGCGCGCGGCGACAACGAAGCCCTGACCATCGGCCGCAACAGCAACATCCAGGACCTCTCGGTGCTGCACTCCGATGCCGGCGTGCCGCTGACCATCGGCGAGAACGTCACGGTCGGCCACCACGTCGTGCTGCACGGCTGCACCATCGGCGACAACTCGCTGATCGGTATCGGCGCGGTGGTCTTGAATAACGCGAAGATCGGCCGCAACTGCATCGTCGGCGCCGGCAGCGTGGTGACCGAGGGCAAGGAGTTCCCCGACAACTCGCTCATCATCGGCGCGCCCGCCAAGGTGGTGCGCACGCTCGACGAAGCTGCCGCCGATCGGCTTCGGAAGAGTGCCGAACACTATGTGGAAAATGCCCGCCGCTTCGCGAAGGGCCTGAAGAAGATCGGCTGAACGCCGATCGGAGAGACTGCCTTGAGCGAGTTGCACAAGTTCCTTTTCGATGGTCTGCCCGTGCGCGGCATGATCGTGCGCCTGACGGACGCCTGGCAGGAAATCCTGTCACGCCGCGCCTCGAACACCGCCACGGGCGCATACCCCGCGCCTGCGGCCGAGCTGCTCGGCGAAATGACCGCTGCGGCCACGCTGATGCAGGCCAACATCAAGTTCAACGGCTCGCTGATCCTGCAGATCTTCGGCGACGGGCCCCTCAAGGTCGTGGTGGCCGAGTCCAAGCCCGACCTCAGCCTTCGCGCTACCGCCAAGGTGGTGGGTGAGCTCGATGCCGATGCGCATCTATCCGACATGGTCAACGCGGCCGGCAAGGGCCGCTGTGCGATCACGCTCGATCCCAAGGACAAGCTCCCGGGCCAGCAGCCCTACCAGGGCGTGGTGCCGCTGGTCGACGCGGAGGGCCGCAAGCTCGAGCGCCTGAGCGATGTGCTGCAGCATTACATGCTGCAGAGCGAACAGCTCGATACCACGCTGGTGCTCGCCGCGGACGACCAGGTGGCGGCCGGGCTGTTGATCCAGCGTCTTCCCGTCAAGGGCGACGCCAATCTCGAAGGCACCGGGCGCGGCGCGAGCGATCCCATCAGCGTCGACCAGATCGGCCACAACGAGGACTACAACCGCATCGCCATCCTCGCCGCGAGCCTCACGCGCGACGAACTGCTCACGCTGGATGTCGAAACCATCCTGCGCCGCCTGTTCTGGGAAGAGAAGCTGCTGCGCTTCGAGCCGCAGACCGGCATGCTGGGTCCGCACTTCGCCTGCACCTGCGGGCGCGAGCGTGTGGCGCAGATGATCCGCGGGCTCGGCCTGGAGGAGGCGGAGTCCATCCTCGTGGAGCGGGGCGACATCGAGGTAGGCTGCGATTTCTGCGGCAAACAATATCGCTTCGATGCAGTCGATACGGCCCAGATCTTCACCGCGCCGGGCGATCAGTTGCCGGCCAGCCCGGTGATGCAGTAAGGCGCCTTCAGCGCGGGCCGGTCTCGAAGC is drawn from Variovorax sp. PBS-H4 and contains these coding sequences:
- a CDS encoding gamma carbonic anhydrase family protein → MALYELDGVAPQLGQGAYVADSAQAIGRVVMGDNASLWFGAVARGDNEALTIGRNSNIQDLSVLHSDAGVPLTIGENVTVGHHVVLHGCTIGDNSLIGIGAVVLNNAKIGRNCIVGAGSVVTEGKEFPDNSLIIGAPAKVVRTLDEAAADRLRKSAEHYVENARRFAKGLKKIG
- the hslO gene encoding Hsp33 family molecular chaperone HslO — protein: MSELHKFLFDGLPVRGMIVRLTDAWQEILSRRASNTATGAYPAPAAELLGEMTAAATLMQANIKFNGSLILQIFGDGPLKVVVAESKPDLSLRATAKVVGELDADAHLSDMVNAAGKGRCAITLDPKDKLPGQQPYQGVVPLVDAEGRKLERLSDVLQHYMLQSEQLDTTLVLAADDQVAAGLLIQRLPVKGDANLEGTGRGASDPISVDQIGHNEDYNRIAILAASLTRDELLTLDVETILRRLFWEEKLLRFEPQTGMLGPHFACTCGRERVAQMIRGLGLEEAESILVERGDIEVGCDFCGKQYRFDAVDTAQIFTAPGDQLPASPVMQ